The DNA window TCTACTagcatattaatataatttttttttgttttcattgtGTTAATGTACTTATACAAATTAATgctatttttctatttactGGTGTgcttattttaaaagaaaaaaaaaaaaaaaaaattaattttattgttacaactttttctttcaaaaattttaataaaaaaaaaataataaagatatatatacatatatatgccaCTTTAAAAGTATTGTTTACAGTCgtgattatttaaaaaattgtaaaagcTCATTTTTAAGGTAAATGATATTTACTCTGAAGAGTCAGAAGTCGTAAAAAAGAGAGCAGCTATATGAAAAACGCATGTGAGCTTACGTAACTAATTGTACAAGTTTAACCATGTGAGTGTAAAGGTACAAATGTAATTATACAaatactttttcatttttgcatATCTCAACATTGTTACCTTTTTAATAGCTTTTACGTGTATTCGACCATTTTtgctcaaaaaaaaattgaaaggGGGAAACTTCTGTGAAAAGTACAAATGCTAAAATGAAAGATTTATACTTTGCGGACATTAACAGTACTCTTTTCTTAAGACATTACAACAATAAGTTGCTACTAATTAGTGGTAATAGAATTAAGTTATATACGTACGAGGaaattaagaatataattcGTGCTCAGAATAttgctatatatattgttaagGATATagaaaagaatgaaaaaatcGTGTACATTTcgaataatgtaataataaaaaggcaTCTTAGAAGTAACAAAGAAAAGAGTATAACGGATGATGTTCATTCTTTCAATAATGATGTAAGCAAAGttaattatgataaaaatggtaataacggacataataatgaaaaaattagtgACGGAATGAATAGTAATATGAACAACAATGTCATTAACAACCTCAGCATCAAAGATGACTCTTCAAACAATGCTGAAACAAACTATGTTTGTATTGCCTTTGAACAGGGAAATGTATGGCTTTGCGCAGAGGACGGAGCAAATAAGATGTTTGTTTATGAAAagttaatatatagaaaaatatgcgatataattaaaatagaGATTTTTACCACCAATAATGTTATTAACTCTTTAATATTGTACAAAGATTACaccttaattttttataacgaAAAATTGCAAAACTCTGTTAAAATACCTATACaagaatatgtatataatttttgtttaagtaataataatcaaAATATAGCTCTTTttaatcataaaaatttatacatttatgatattatgaaaaaaaacttttCTGTAGAGGATAACGAAGAAATAGAAACGAATGAAAATTTACAAGTTTCGAACAATGATAAGAATTGTATAGAAGTTAAAgatatttttgatttttccaaaaattataagaatttGCTAAGCTGTGACTGGCATCCCCAAAATCTCTGTATAGCATTATGTGGGAAAAATATAGTAAGATATTTAGTcctatataattataaagttTATGAATATTCAGGTACAGAAATGCATAAATCGTACATAACTGCAACTAAGTTTATTACCATTTCGGATAacgtaattttattaacctCTTTAAGTTGTGGTGACAATCTATTTTGTGTGTGGGAATTTGAATTGGAGTactgtttatataaattcaaaagTGATCATATTATATCGCATTTTGATCTCTCCTATTTTGATGACTATTTACATATGTCTTTTCTGGCAGAGGAAAAACATTTggcaaatgaaaaattagatagcaaaaaaattataaaaaaaattgaatggGATGATTCGGAAGATGACACGTATACAGAACGAAGCATATGCGATCCTGTCTATCCTGATCAAACGGATAAAATTCATACAGGAACAAATAAGATGCAAGGCATAGATAATGGCACAGACTCCTTTAAAGATAACTACAATGGggataaaaacaaaaaagataataacagtaatagtaatagtagtaataataataataatgcacATAGCTCATCTACGTACGAAAATGAGAAAGATAGAATCAGCAGTGAATATTTCTCCGGAAGTAACGGTAAGAGGAATAGTGAATCCTGTTCAGGGGAATGTAATTTGAATTATctaaacaagaaaaaaagaaaaaaaaaaatatttgttgaTGATGAAGAAAATCAAGATAACTTCATCAATCTGTCCCATAAAAAGATGGCAAAGGATCGAGATTTAGgcagagaaaataaaagagaagATAAACATGACCAGTACTacgaaagaaaaaaaatagacaAAATGAATTTCATTGATAATTATGCAGAAGAGGATCCAGATGATGTATATAATAGTTATGAAAGTGATAAATACAGAATACATAGTAAGAAACATCTtaccaataaaaaaaatcgtgaagataatgaatataacaaaaaggaatataatatacaaaattttataaataaaaataaagatgttataatgaataatagAGAAAGTGGATATTTTGAGGACAACAGTTATTTATTTGATAATGACGATGATCAAAAAAGTGTAACTGCCTTTAACagttatattaaagaaaaatttgaacaattagaaaaattgaagaaaCAAGTAGACATGTTACAAAAACAAGTGAAGagttttacaaaaattaaccTTGAcgattttattgttttatgcCCAGGATTATGCGAAGAAccagaaaatataaatgatcaGTGGTGTATGTTTTGGAATGATATAGGACAtataaccaaaaaaaaagaaggaaataagacatatatatatattttcctatttAGAGGTGAAGACGttggaaagaaaaaaattacagatatatataatgttacaTCTGCATCGTTAAGTGCATATGGATTTGCATTGGCATCCAATCCTTATGAAAAAACTATTTCAAAAAGTAATAGtatattatgttttcatAACTTAAAAGATAATGTTATATGGAATAAATATTTGCCAAGTGAGGAATTAATAAAAGGGGTGGCAAATGGAAATAATTTTGTAGCAATAGTTACATCGAACAATTTTCTTAGAATATATTCTGCATATGGTTATATTAtcaatacatttttattgaaaGGTATACCTGTAGCTCTTTGTGCATATGACTATTTACTTTTTGTAATTACTTGTCCGtacatttttgaaaatgtGTATAGTTAcaacataaataatacttATAATTGTACACTTTATAAGGTTTACGAAAATTTTACTGATTTAAAACCAAGCAAATATAACACATATCATATTACCATACTATATGATGATGTTTTATCCCTCCCCTCTTGTCATTATTTGAATTGGGTAAATATATCCAACTTCGGTATTCCATATGTCAGAGATACATCCAATTTTATATACGGCTTATATCCtgtgtttaaaaaaaataataatatcgtTTATGATTGGGTACCTATATTTGACCTAAACAATTTGAATACATATAACCAGATGGATAAGTCTAAATACCAACACGCAGAACAGCAGAATGGAAATAcactaaataaaaatgagcaagttgctaataaaaaaattcataatgaTCTATATGAtgaagatgaaaaaatagaaaataataaggaTGATGCTAAGAAAAATAGGGATAGCCATCCTGATGATGAAATGGGAACAAACTCGCAGTGTGTTTACTATCCTTTATATTTTGACAACTTTGAACAAATATCAGTTATCagattaaagaaaaatgaaatagaaCCGAGATCTAACAAAATAGAAAGTTGTCTTGGATATAacgtagaaaaaaaatatattgtaatgAGTGAATGTAATGTtatgaaatatgaaaaacttgttaaattattacaaGCCAATCCTAATTTATCTCTAGATAATGATTCAAACAAAAACGAATCAGCTACTTTATTGCCGTGGGAACAATATGACGAAATGAGATCTCGAGTAGATCTTTACTGCAAACagttatttgtaaatatttcttatgaTTACATGAATgatggtaaaaataaaagtgcAGTTGATACCTTAAaatctttaaataaattatacgaTAAATGGATCATGCGAATGTTTGCTATacttaaaaatgataaaaagaatCAAAAATTAGCTGTTAAAGTATCACGACTGTTTAAGAATATCAAAAACATGATGTTGTCCTTGAGTCTTGTAGATGATGAATATAGTACATTACATAGTGAAATTACgaatgaatatttaaaaagacagattaaagatgaaaattataaaaattataaacaaaatcaTACTTACGAGGAAGATTATAAGGATGATGAACAAAAACGCAAAGAGATGTACGacaaatattataagaataatcaaaatatatcagaagatgaaaagaaaattttttcgGATACTAAACAAACTGGTTACTTATATAAGAACTCGACAAAGGATCAAGTAGAAAATGAtaaggaaaagaaagaaaatcaTTTCTTAGATAAATTCTTCACAGGAGTTACTAAAAACCAAAGTGTTGATAACCTCTTTTCGCAAGAAAAGAAAATCTctcaaattaaaaaaaaaagcaccTTAGAAAACTTTTTTTCAGAATTGAAGGAAGAATAAAAGGGGAAAATACTGAACTAACAGCAATAACGTAAAGAAATTGTAGCATTGCATGATCAaagtaaaaaggaaattttaaaacattttaatttgaaTTTGCTTCATTTGGTTGTATTTTGTGTATATTCATCTTAAATTTTTACACATTGATGCGAACGTTGAcgtgttaatttttttttttttcttttaacttttctttttttcgtgTGAAATTGAAGTTTATTACCTTTAAAACTAGATTACATTCAATTACATTATTCGGTAACaatcttttttcattaatttgaattaatttttttgcattGTTTCTTAGATtttcacaattttttttttttaaattcttctatattataaatgtttttccTGTTCTTCCTTACACACctcatttgttttttaaggacatataaaacaaatgtaaaataaaaacaaaaaaaagagcaacTTCTAAAACCGTTATAGTTTAAATGCTTTAATGCTATCAGATGGGTTCCCTTATTTGCCTTTATTGcgcattattattattattttcttttttatgcaAATACGTATAAACatcgtatgtacatatgatCGCTTCCTTCAACCATAAgacagaaatatattttgcgCATTTAATTAGGTTCAaaaggaaacaaaaaataaagcaaaaaaaaaaaaaaaaaaaagtaaaattcaGTGGAATAATGGTTAACAGCTCAACTTGTtagcataataaaaaaatacgtatGTACTAACCACATTTTTGGTGGTGAagatttcataaaaataaaaaaatgtgacATCAAAAAATACCAAATGTTAaacacacaaaaaaatacatgcgtatatacatatgcaaatAAATGTGAAAGGTACAAATGGAGAAGATTTActgattttttttgttttttacaCTAGTACTAAAACTCGGTggaaaattaaacaaaaatacaaaaaacggtattatttctataggtatgcatatatatatgtatgtgcatatatgtattcttgTAATGGAACGTATATTACATAGCTTCCATTGGAtctaaaatatacttttcatCTTTTAACTTTCTCCTTGACAACTTTCTGACTGCGTTTTGCATCAATCGTTCTCttctatttttacatttaaaattaattatatcgaatagttttctttctttgaatcttcttctttttgaAGATAATTTTGATTTCATAAATGgatttttaatatcatatgCTATAGGaccatttttctttaaaatacaaCTTGTAGATGAACCAAAAAGCTTAAATGATCCATCATCATCTACATCATTGGAATATTCAAATTCACTTAAATTCTTTTTGATCATTTCgaaaaattccttttttgaTGTAATTGCATATTTGTTTACTTGTTTTTCTTCACCGCTTTCTTCTTTCTCGTTACTATTTTCCTGTTTCTCTTTTGTATTTTCTAAGCTCTCCAGAACAGATAGgatatttacattttcgCGTTTATTTATAGCCTTACATTCATCCTCCTTTTGCtttttgtcattttgttTAGTTATCACTGCaccatttttctttttcaattcaatttgttcttttattttatcataatatttaattcgTTTCTGCGTAACAGggtcataatatttatttataaacgATTGAAGaccattaatataaaaagaattgtttttaaatttttcatgaACTATTTCTAATATgtgaaaataagaaaatacatttttaaaattaaacttGTTTTCAGTTATAGTAAAATTTACATGTCtactataattatatttcgcttctttttttctagaTGAATACCAGTAATCATATTGATTGAATTTTCTTcctaactttttatttttataaatatcttttatattttcatattcttttaaaatatttttatcata is part of the Plasmodium malariae genome assembly, chromosome: 14 genome and encodes:
- the PmUG01_14021700 gene encoding conserved Plasmodium protein, unknown function — protein: MKDLYFADINSTLFLRHYNNKLLLISGNRIKLYTYEEIKNIIRAQNIAIYIVKDIEKNEKIVYISNNVIIKRHLRSNKEKSITDDVHSFNNDVSKVNYDKNGNNGHNNEKISDGMNSNMNNNVINNLSIKDDSSNNAETNYVCIAFEQGNVWLCAEDGANKMFVYEKLIYRKICDIIKIEIFTTNNVINSLILYKDYTLIFYNEKLQNSVKIPIQEYVYNFCLSNNNQNIALFNHKNLYIYDIMKKNFSVEDNEEIETNENLQVSNNDKNCIEVKDIFDFSKNYKNLLSCDWHPQNLCIALCGKNIVRYLVLYNYKVYEYSGTEMHKSYITATKFITISDNVILLTSLSCGDNLFCVWEFELEYCLYKFKSDHIISHFDLSYFDDYLHMSFLAEEKHLANEKLDSKKIIKKIEWDDSEDDTYTERSICDPVYPDQTDKIHTGTNKMQGIDNGTDSFKDNYNGDKNKKDNNSNSNSSNNNNNAHSSSTYENEKDRISSEYFSGSNGKRNSESCSGECNLNYLNKKKRKKKIFVDDEENQDNFINLSHKKMAKDRDLGRENKREDKHDQYYERKKIDKMNFIDNYAEEDPDDVYNSYESDKYRIHSKKHLTNKKNREDNEYNKKEYNIQNFINKNKDVIMNNRESGYFEDNSYLFDNDDDQKSVTAFNSYIKEKFEQLEKLKKQVDMLQKQVKSFTKINLDDFIVLCPGLCEEPENINDQWCMFWNDIGHITKKKEGNKTYIYIFLFRGEDVGKKKITDIYNVTSASLSAYGFALASNPYEKTISKSNSILCFHNLKDNVIWNKYLPSEELIKGVANGNNFVAIVTSNNFLRIYSAYGYIINTFLLKGIPVALCAYDYLLFVITCPYIFENVYSYNINNTYNCTLYKVYENFTDLKPSKYNTYHITILYDDVLSLPSCHYLNWVNISNFGIPYVRDTSNFIYGLYPVFKKNNNIVYDWVPIFDLNNLNTYNQMDKSKYQHAEQQNGNTLNKNEQVANKKIHNDLYDEDEKIENNKDDAKKNRDSHPDDEMGTNSQCVYYPLYFDNFEQISVIRLKKNEIEPRSNKIESCLGYNVEKKYIVMSECNVMKYEKLVKLLQANPNLSLDNDSNKNESATLLPWEQYDEMRSRVDLYCKQLFVNISYDYMNDGKNKSAVDTLKSLNKLYDKWIMRMFAILKNDKKNQKLAVKVSRLFKNIKNMMLSLSLVDDEYSTLHSEITNEYLKRQIKDENYKNYKQNHTYEEDYKDDEQKRKEMYDKYYKNNQNISEDEKKIFSDTKQTGYLYKNSTKDQVENDKEKKENHFLDKFFTGVTKNQSVDNLFSQEKKISQIKKKSTLENFFSELKEE
- the PmUG01_14021800 gene encoding conserved Plasmodium protein, unknown function translates to MKFILILFKLIFLLQNLKKHEKVFLVMCTSDYIVKEVSCCPNRNNKTLNFLKVGNNNYTDFFKLYMTKKFKYKYKNFVEKRIKKGRIRNEINQKLKKKNSAYIVITEKLSKLDPDQKYFKYDKNILKEYENIKDIYKNKKLGRKFNQYDYWYSSRKKEAKYNYSRHVNFTITENKFNFKNVFSYFHILEIVHEKFKNNSFYINGLQSFINKYYDPVTQKRIKYYDKIKEQIELKKKNGAVITKQNDKKQKEDECKAINKRENVNILSVLESLENTKEKQENSNEKEESGEEKQVNKYAITSKKEFFEMIKKNLSEFEYSNDVDDDGSFKLFGSSTSCILKKNGPIAYDIKNPFMKSKLSSKRRRFKERKLFDIINFKCKNRRERLMQNAVRKLSRRKLKDEKYILDPMEAM